The genomic stretch AGCCTCAATTGTGATTAGGGCTTTTTAGGTATCATGTAGATGTGGTTAATGTGTCCTTAAATTGTCATAAATGGTATAAGAACTAATCTAGTAATGCACGCAAGTACACTAATTACATATTAAAAGTTTCTTGTGCTGAAAAGCACTAATCAGAGGgatcaaaatcccaaaaaaaacttGAGGCATGAAACTGTCAAAATCTTAAAACCCTTTGAAAGGATTAGTCCAAACTGACCTTAATCTatgcatttaaaatatttacattCTGCAAAGTacggatttggcttaggtgctgtaaaaaTCTCATGTAGTGTTATTtacagcacctaagccaaatccacgAAGTGCATAAGTACTCTTACTGGATTTTTATCATTTGCTAAGTGCGCCATCAAGTGCCGGACATTcaagaagaacaagaaaggAATTGCTATTTCCAAGTGGAGGTCTTTCCATAAGCTTGGTTTCAGTGAGTTTGAAATCATTGGCGGCCTCAATGAAGAGAATGTGATTGGCACCGGAGCTTCTGGGAAAGTCTACAAGGTTGTGCTAAGCAATGGCGAGGTGGTGGCGGTGAAGAAACTATGGGGAGGAGGAGCCAGAGTTGCAGATTTTGGAGTTGCTAAGGCTGTTGCAGAAGTTAGTAAAGGGGTGGTGGAAGCTATGTCTGTCATTGCAGGCTCCTGTGGTTACATTGCTCCTGTAGTTTTACATATCCAAGATTCTTGTGTTCAAAAGCACTAATGAGAGGgatcaaaatccaaaaaaaaaaaaaaaaaaaaaccgaaggCATGACACTGTCAAAAGCTTAAAACACTTTGAAAGGATTAGTCCAAACTGACCTTAATCTAGGCATTTAAATATTTACAGGCCACAAAGTACGGATTTCGGTTaggtgctatatatatatataaaataaaataaaaaaataaaaaactataaagCTCCTGTAGTTTTATTTACAGCAACTAAGCCAAATGCACAAAGTACAGAATTACTCTTACTGGATTTTTATCATATGCTACATGCAGCATCAACTGCCGGACTTCCTAGCATCTGAACAACTGAACCTTATTGAAACCTGTATCTGCACAACTGGACTTCACTAGTTCATATCAATATCAATTATCAGGTTCACGAAGGCCTTCATATTCCAGCTGCAGAAAACAATACTAGATTGATTATTTGTTCAACTGAATTGAATAGTGAGGCTAAAATCTCCATGCAAGTCACCTACCCTGGCTTGATCATGGGTCATCTTCATCCTCCGATATTCTTGTTGTGCTGTCTTTGAAAGGATCATAGCCTGAACCTGTTCAACAGATCTCTGAATATGCTCTTCAGCTTGTTTTTGGCTAGCTCGATAGAAGTCCTCCACTGTATCACCTTCCTGCCTCTGATCAGGATCTGCTTCGACAGGATTACCACGAAGACCACGGAAACCCCTTCTTTTCAAACGCCAGCGCAGAATTGCTTTCTCAAGAATCCCAGTTGACCATAGAATTTTTAGGTACTGCTTCCGCACTTGGAAGCGGCGGAAAGCAGCCTGCACTTGAAAAACTTATAATCCATCATCTTCTCTTGAACATCTAATGTCTATGACAATGCCCACTTTGACttagaaaattaaatttgatcaaACTAAACATTTGACTAAACATTTGAGGCCTCTGTCATCCATCATGTGCTTCATACCGGTTGTAATGTTTTATTCTATTAAAGTGTCAATTATGTCAGTAAGAAGACAGGGAAAGAGGACTTACTTGAATTTTGATAGCACGATGACGCAGATTAAGGAATTGTTTGCGGATTTTCCAAGTTCGGAACCTATGTTGAATACGGGCAGCGGCTTTTATCCTTTTTCGTGACTCATAGTTTTGAAAGGCGTGTTGAATCTTCATTGCTGCAACTATACTGCGCGGTTCAGCCTCTGGAATCGAAAACCTAACTTCTTTGGCCCGTAGTTTTTGTATGTGCTCCCTGAATGCAGCCTGTATACGTGCAGCAGCTTCAGCAACTGTCCGACAAGCTGCCAATGTATCTTTTAGGCACAGCTGATCTTCACTGAGGTTTTCAGAGTTAGCTGTATCATATGAGCTGGTTTCAAGGGAACTGCTGACAATTCGTGCTACGTTCATATCCTTGAATTGTTCTACCAAGGCCTTTTCTGAAAGATAAGCTGCTAAGCCATCATACCCCTTTGAAGATGCAAGATCAGCAGCAGTGCATCCACCAGGGTGTTCTGATGTAGGGTCTGTGATGAAGTTTGGCTTTGCACCAGCAGATAAAAGGACTGCAACCATTTTTTCCCTGCATATTGcaaattttagaaataataatCCAAGACCGGAAGTGATTTTTCAAAACCACTGCAGAAAGATATAACGTATGCTCCCAAAGCTGTAATGCATGTGTATGTGCAGGCTGAAACGGAGCTATCTATACTCAAATCAGCTTGAGAATTATTTATGTTACACAAACATGCTAAAAGTCATTAGTAAGAGCAGAAAAATCTTGGGCATGAAATTAATAGAGCAAGCTCAAGCTCTAATGGGGGATGAAAAGGGAAGTTCTAATGCGAAGGCTTCAAGAGTGAAGTAGGGCGCAGCAAACTTAGCAGTGATGTATATGATAAACGAAAGAAATACCTCCCACAATAAGCTGCCCAATGAAGAGCTGTCCATCCACATTTGTCACGAAAATCCAATGATATGCCGGAccttgaaaataaataaacagccCAGGTATATCCTAGAATGGCACATAAATGTATTACAGCTTGACCTTGGACATCATATTCATTGGTTTTAGAGCCTGAAACAACTCTTTCCAGCAGCCACTCCTTCAGTCTGTTTTTCAATGTGAGTTCAAGCAGAATATCTTTTGCTTGTAGAAACGGAGTTTTGTTGTCTTCAATTGACTTGATAAAACATGCCCAACTATTTGATATGTTAGTGGTTTCAAGGTCAAACCTTTTGGCCTCCTCCAGGGCTTTTGGTGACACTTTATTAGACAGAATATTAAGGTTCTTAGATGTAGAGAAAAGCAGATCAGCAAGCCGATGCTGAGCTCGTAACTCTTCCCACCTGTACTTCTCTTCTGAGGAAACCACTGGGTCACTCGATAAAAGAGTATGATACTCAAACTTCCAAACTTGGCTGATGGCTTTGAGACCATCAAAACTCATAAAAAGGTTTACTAAACCAGGGGAATGTGGTAACACCAAACAGCGATACACCCCAACCTGAACAGTTTCTGCACGAACACAGACATCACCACAGACACAAAAGAGACTACACTTCGCAAGATGCAGATACTCTTCGTGAAAGAAGCCAGTGACTAGGATCTGCAACAACAATTAAACAAAGGTGAAAAGTTTATGGCAAGTATTTTAAGGTGACTGTCCTAAGTTATTCAAACCATATACATTATGCTCTATTCTATTCATGATCATTGATAATTAACTATGGCGCCAAGCATGATGCCTGACTGcaatcaaaaaagaaacaaaaaaaaactacccaGACAGTTTCAAACCTTGTACCCAGTCTATTTTAGATTAATATCACAAGATTGAATTTTGACACTATTCATAATGAATATCAACTAGGACTTGTCTATTTTTGTTAAGTTCGAAATGAACGACAGTCTAGTTGGTTCAAAATATACATCACAGGAGCTCAAAACACAGTGCCAGCCATCAGCTTTAGGTGGAAATTATGATGGTTGCTCTATAgattgtgataaaaaaaaatgctaaaattgaAATCAGCTCTTAGAATTCGATTCAACCAAAAAGTTTCAATATTCAAATATCATTGTGTGATAAGTCTTGCATCATTCCTCCTAATTGACCGATTGAACAATATCAGCCTTGATTCAGACTCAGGCTTCTCAATAAGAGAGAACATTCTAGTCCACCAAATTTTTCTTCACACAAAATCTAGTTTCTACAACTATGAGCATAGACTATTGAGATATTTGGCAAGCATTTCAGGGAGTtggatcatcttcttttttttttttcgtctgtTGAGGAATAATCCCACATTACCTATGGACAAGActtttgggcatgtttataaggagtggACAATCCTCTCTTATAGagccggttttatgagatgagttaggcccacaaatttattcatggtatcaaagcctaccacAAGACGAATGGtgcccacactacttaccctatgacaaggaccaagaaaaatactggC from Corylus avellana chromosome ca1, CavTom2PMs-1.0 encodes the following:
- the LOC132175827 gene encoding calmodulin-binding transcription activator 5-like isoform X1, encoding MVPGQLVGSEIHGFHTLQDLDFGNIVNQAGRRWLRPHEIHAILCNYKHFSVNSNPVNLPKSGTIVLYDRKMLRNFRKDGHNWKKKKGGKINESHERLKVGNEERIHVYYVHGQDNPTFARRCYWLLDKNLEHIVLVHYREVQEESGAIHVYYAGDKDFLESTGPGDNLTVQNHELRLHEINTLEWEELILTNDSNNSTAPKEDEVSSFDQSNQIEGMIQDSAEAFSFSNLMKPISRSDNIHSSFPDSINVQAVRGQVNTNIPRNDSITIGTSDSLYIRVNDGLQREDSFGSLVNIMTELPCSMDDATLASGHESFVPFVVDDHQSSTPEHIFRITNVSLASVSSTEKMEILVTGFFHEEYLHLAKCSLFCVCGDVCVRAETVQVGVYRCLVLPHSPGLVNLFMSFDGLKAISQVWKFEYHTLLSSDPVVSSEEKYRWEELRAQHRLADLLFSTSKNLNILSNKVSPKALEEAKRFDLETTNISNSWACFIKSIEDNKTPFLQAKDILLELTLKNRLKEWLLERVVSGSKTNEYDVQGQAVIHLCAILGYTWAVYLFSRSGISLDFRDKCGWTALHWAAYCGREKMVAVLLSAGAKPNFITDPTSEHPGGCTAADLASSKGYDGLAAYLSEKALVEQFKDMNVARIVSSSLETSSYDTANSENLSEDQLCLKDTLAACRTVAEAAARIQAAFREHIQKLRAKEVRFSIPEAEPRSIVAAMKIQHAFQNYESRKRIKAAARIQHRFRTWKIRKQFLNLRHRAIKIQAAFRRFQVRKQYLKILWSTGILEKAILRWRLKRRGFRGLRGNPVEADPDQRQEGDTVEDFYRASQKQAEEHIQRSVEQVQAMILSKTAQQEYRRMKMTHDQARLEYEGLREPDN
- the LOC132175827 gene encoding calmodulin-binding transcription activator 5-like isoform X2 — its product is MVPGQLVGSEIHGFHTLQDLDFGNIVNQAGRRWLRPHEIHAILCNYKHFSVNSNPVNLPKSGTIVLYDRKMLRNFRKDGHNWKKKKGGKINESHERLKVGNEERIHVYYVHGQDNPTFARRCYWLLDKNLEHIVLVHYREVQEESGAIHVYYAGDKDFLGPGDNLTVQNHELRLHEINTLEWEELILTNDSNNSTAPKEDEVSSFDQSNQIEGMIQDSAEAFSFSNLMKPISRSDNIHSSFPDSINVQAVRGQVNTNIPRNDSITIGTSDSLYIRVNDGLQREDSFGSLVNIMTELPCSMDDATLASGHESFVPFVVDDHQSSTPEHIFRITNVSLASVSSTEKMEILVTGFFHEEYLHLAKCSLFCVCGDVCVRAETVQVGVYRCLVLPHSPGLVNLFMSFDGLKAISQVWKFEYHTLLSSDPVVSSEEKYRWEELRAQHRLADLLFSTSKNLNILSNKVSPKALEEAKRFDLETTNISNSWACFIKSIEDNKTPFLQAKDILLELTLKNRLKEWLLERVVSGSKTNEYDVQGQAVIHLCAILGYTWAVYLFSRSGISLDFRDKCGWTALHWAAYCGREKMVAVLLSAGAKPNFITDPTSEHPGGCTAADLASSKGYDGLAAYLSEKALVEQFKDMNVARIVSSSLETSSYDTANSENLSEDQLCLKDTLAACRTVAEAAARIQAAFREHIQKLRAKEVRFSIPEAEPRSIVAAMKIQHAFQNYESRKRIKAAARIQHRFRTWKIRKQFLNLRHRAIKIQAAFRRFQVRKQYLKILWSTGILEKAILRWRLKRRGFRGLRGNPVEADPDQRQEGDTVEDFYRASQKQAEEHIQRSVEQVQAMILSKTAQQEYRRMKMTHDQARLEYEGLREPDN